Proteins from one Nicotiana tabacum cultivar K326 chromosome 23, ASM71507v2, whole genome shotgun sequence genomic window:
- the LOC107806772 gene encoding phosphoacetylglucosamine mutase, translating to MNEKQQSLLLESAARFPPPKGVRLSYGTAGFRADASLLESTVFRVGILAALRSLKTGSVIGLMITASHNKVADNGIKVADPSGGMLTQDWEPFSDAIANAPDPHSLLQLITEFVKKEEIGFEGRQLAEVLLGRDTRPSGEALLEAAKQGITSIIGAIGTDMGVVTTPQLHWMVRARNRGLEASESCYFHQLSTSFRCLMDLKPEEISKNGNDATLVVDGADGVGGEKLEQFKKMLTGLCIEVRNRGDGILNEGVGADYVQKEKVAPRSFGSADAGLRCASLDGDADRLVYFSVLSKKNNNIELVDGDKILSLFALFIKEQLSILNEGEGKKGNDSYQARLGVVQTAYANGASTDYLNEMGLEVVLTPTGVKYLHEKAAEFDIGIYFEANGHGTILFSEAFLCWLETSHKTLLSTSEGSAKQKAASRLLAVSQLINQAVGDALSGLLLVEVILKYMGWSIHRWNELYHDLPSRQLKVKVVDRTAVLTANAETVAVQPIGIQEAINAEIAKYPRGRCFIRPSGTEDVIRVYAEATSQDAADALASSVAKLVDQYLGFGSS from the exons GGGTGAGGCTGTCTTATGGGACAGCTGGCTTCAGGGCAGATGCATCATTGCTCGAATCGACAGTATTCAGGGTGGGGATATTGGCGGCATTAAGGTCGTTGAAGACTGGGTCAGTGATAGGTTTGATGATCACTGCATCACACAACAAAGTAGCAGACAATGGAATCAAAGTGGCAGACCCAAGTGGTGGAATGTTGACTCAGGATTGGGAGCCTTTCTCTGATGCCATTGCTAATGCCCCTGATCCCCATTCCCTCCTTCAG CTAATAACTGAATTtgtgaagaaagaagaaattggcttTGAAGGAAGACAGCTAGCGGAGGTGTTATTAGGAAGAGACACAAGGCCTAGTGGAGAGGCTCTCCTTGAGGCTGCCAAACAA GGAATCACTTCAATCATTGGAGCAATTGGCACTGACATGGGAGTGGTTACAACACCACAACTGCATTGGATGGTTCGAGCACGAAATAGAGGCCTGGAGGCATCTGAATCTTGTTATTTTCACCAGCTTTCAACCTCTTTCAG GTGTTTGATGGATTTAAAGCCCGAGGAAATCAGCAAGAATGGCAACGATGCTACATTGGTGGTGGATGGGGCAGATGGTGTTGGTGGGGAAAAGCTTGAACAGTTTAAGAAGATGTTGACGGGGTTGTGTATTGAAGTTCGTAACAGGGGAGATGGTATACTTAATGAAGGTGTTGGTGCTGACTATGTGCAAAAAGAGAAGGTTGCTCCACGTAGCTTTGGTAGTGCCGATGCTGGGCTAAG GTGTGCCAGTTTGGATGGGGATGCTGATCGGCTAGTCTATTTCTCAGTTCTGTCGAAGAAGAACAACAACATTGAACTCGTTGATGGGGATAAGATATTGTCTTTGTTTGCTTTATTTATCAAGGAGCAACTAAGTATTTTGAACGAGGGTGAAGGAAAGAAAGGAAATGACTCTTATCAAGCACGTCTAGGTGTTGTGCAGACAGCTTATGCGAATGGCGCATCAACTGATTACCTGAACGAGATGGGTCTAGAAGTTGTGCTTACCCCAACAGGAGTCAAATACTTGCATGAAAAAGCTGCTGAATTCGATATTGGCATATATTTTGAGGCGAATGGGCATGGAACTATCTTGTTTTCAGAAGCTTTCCTATGCTGGCTGGAGACTAGTCACAAGACGCTTTTATCAACGTCAGAAG GTTCAGCGAAACAAAAGGCTGCTTCAAGACTTTTGGCTGTCAGTCAGTTGATTAATCAGGCAGTGGGAGATGCGTTAAGTGGGCTGCTTCTGGTGGAGGTTATCCTGAAATACATGGGATGGTCCATACATAGATGGAATGAGCTTTATCATGATCTACCCAGCAGACAACTAAAG GTAAAGGTCGTTGACAGAACTGCAGTTCTCACAGCAAATGCGGAGACAGTGGCTGTTCAGCCTATTGGTATTCAAGAAGCCATAAATGCTGAAATAG CAAAGTACCCCCGAGGCAGATGTTTTATTAGACCATCTGGGACAGAGGACGTTATAAGAGTATATGCTGAAGCAACCAGCCAGGATGCTGCAGATGCACTAGCCTCTTCAGTGGCGAAACTTGTAGATCAGTATCTCGGTTTTGGCAGTTCTTGA